A genomic window from Denticeps clupeoides chromosome 11, fDenClu1.1, whole genome shotgun sequence includes:
- the LOC114799123 gene encoding rapamycin-insensitive companion of mTOR-like isoform X1, translating into MNVSGKMAASVRGRPIRSVRMRDKRCRNDSGEENVPLDLSREPSDNLHEILQNVAKPHGVSNMRKLGHLNNLIKLLCSIGHCEERFGFTYEEIIICLRLALLNEAKEVRAAGLRALRYLMKDSSILQLILRLQVDYLIARCIDIKQSNEVERTQALRLVRKMITVNALLFPSSVTNSLIAVGNDGLQERDPMVRACIAVICELALKNPAVVAQRGGLSTILKNVIDSQLSRINEALITTILHLLNHPHTRQYVRSDVELEQILAPYTDFHYRHNPETAEAQLKEDKQARFLASKMAIVAAFRSWSGIINLCKPGNSGVQSLIGLLCIPNMEVRKGLMEVMYEIFRLPIPVATQDFEEALHSIDPSRFQDMWRLSDGFVAAEAKVILPHRARSRPDLMDNYLALVLSAFITSGLLEGLVEVITSSEDQISVRATLLLGELLHMANTILPHTHSHHLHCLPTLIKMAASFDVPIEKRMRASAAVNHLKRFHEKKKRGPKPHSLYLDHIIRKSMATHQKREQQPRVQKDMYIIKDSEEALLMNLKDSQILNHKQNLDWNWVLISTTLKWPNVNMKNNKDEQMHKFVRRLLYFYKPSSKLFSALELDHSKARQLTVVGCQFVEFLMDSDEEGQAYMEDLVKDIVQWLTSSSGLKPDRSLQSNGLLNTLSQHYFLFLGTLSAQPNGVKMLEKCSVFQCLLHLSSMKNQDALLKLTIAALDYSREGLARVILSKILTAATDNCRMYATKHLRVLLRANVEFFSNWGMELLVTQLHDHNKAISMEALDILDEACEDKANLHALIQMKPALSHLGDKGVLLLLRFLSIPKGFSYLNERGYVTKQLEKWQKEYNLKYVDLIEEQLNEALTTYRKPVDGDNYVRRSNQRLQRPNVYLPVHLYGQLVHDKTGCQLLEVQSVVPDLSYTVRSPMLDKWEGIKQLKAALWALGNIGSSNWGLNLLQEENVIPDIIALAQHCEVLSIRGTCLYVLGLISKTKQGCDVLKLHSWDAVRHSRRQLWPVAPDEVDQQLSSELSSVPSTLSLNSESTSSRHNSESESQPSLFYLEDDSVGGPEDTSLYLRSKPLKDRSPLTLLASSRFVRSRFLNSISLPTKKPRSTSDPKSSVSMGVIRDDPVIRRNRTVTEPSSYSPSQGDVFYNGSHVTKSPTVSLETSFVSTKAMENQSSSMSSISETEPKTQRSVGAGPGPGHSENNRERLAGDGSAPQFKSRSQSFNTDTTTSGISSMSSSPSRETVGAADSSANDTDCVSLNTVVSAKTVKTLNSLTSQTNHVALSKSSSVSLVPPGSAHTLPRRAQSLKTPSVAAIKGLVDYSFMYTSPRDALGYATLKRLQQQRIHPSLSHSEALASPAKDVLFTDTITMKTGSLDSRLTSRRYSVKRHSCSGNSFVGYHRRVSRSLLPRFLKALSFASLDKEDLLSPINHATLQRSSSVRSIVSSATYGCSDDYISLALPVDIGVMFQIKETSYFQQRTSPPAAEKLSPFFADSDGPVLRQQISISELLASERSERAAHQQAVSDAEETGLQEHSEENCLYCVGQLMMGSHLNSTHNRNDGGDNQYSPWCGLASQNQLDVVPQSKYSGISGCSDTVSQGSINCTPSTELILGGKTISEDAPACRVLLRKEVLRLVINLSSSVGTKGHETGLLTIKEKFPYAFDDICLYSEVSYLLAHCMYRLPSRRFIQELFQDVQFIPMYEEADFILSLPKKKDEDPTAAES; encoded by the exons GTGCATTGATATTAAGCAGAGTAATGAGGTGGAGCGAACGCAGGCCCTGAGGCTGGTGAGGAAG ATGATCACTGTGAACGCCCTGCTGTTCCCCAGCTCCGTCACTAACTCTCTGATCGCTGTGGGCAATGATGGGCTGCAGGAGAGAGACCCCATGGTGCGCGCCTGCATCGCGGTTATCTGTGAGCTCG CACTGAAAAATCCCGCAGTGGTGGCGCAGAGAGGTGGGCTTAGCACCATCCTAAAGAACGTCATCGACAGCCAGCTCAGTCGCATCAACGAGGCCCTCATCACGACCATCCTGCACCTTCTCAACCACCCGCACACCAGGCAGTACGTGCGGTCGGACGTGGAGCTGGAG CAAATCTTAGCGCCTTATACAGATTTTCACTACAGACATAACCCCGAAACGGCCGAAGCGCAACTGAA GGAGGATAAACAGGCACGGTTTTTAGCCAGCAAAATGGCAATAGTGGCTGCATTCCGTTCCTGGTCAG GAATCATTAACCTCTGCAAACCCGGCAACTCTGGAGTCCAGTCCCTGATTGGACTACTCTGTATACCAAATATGGAAGTCAGA AAAGGGCTGATGGAGGTGATGTATGAAATTTTCCGCCTCCCCATTCCAGTCGCAACACAGGATTTTGAAGAAGCACTTCACAGCATAG ATCCCAGTAGGTTTCAGGACATGTGGAGGCTGTCTGATGGATTTGTGGCTGCAGAGGCAAAGGTCATACTGCCTCACAGAGCCAGGTCCAG ACCTGACCTCATGGACAACTACCTAGCTCTGGTACTGTCTGCTTTTATCACTAGTGGACTCTTAGAG GGTTTGGTAGAGGTCATCACAAGCAGCGAGGACCAGATATCAGTGCGAGCCACCCTTCTTCTGGGAGAACTTCTGCACATG GCCAACACAATCCTTCCACATACTCACAGTCACCACCTGCACTGTTTGCCCACCCTCATCAAAATGGCTGCCTCTTTCGATGTCCCCATAGAGAAGAGAAT GAGGGCCAGTGCAGCGGTCAATCACCTGAAACGTTTCCATGAGAAGAAGAAACGTGGCCCAAAACCCCACAGCCTCTACCTGGACCACATAATCCGCAAGTCCATGGCAACTCATCAGAAGAGGGAGCAGCAGCCACGAGTGCAAAAAGACATGTACATAATTAAG GACTCTGAAGAAGCACTTTTGATGAACTTGAAAGACAGTCAAATCCTCAACCACAAACAGAACCTTGATTGGAACTGGGTGCTCATCTCGACCAcattgaag tggccCAATGTtaacatgaaaaacaacaaagacGAACAAATGCACAA GTTCGTGCGGAGGTTGCTGTACTTCTACAAACCCAGCAGTAAACTGTTCTCCGCCCTGGAGCTGGACCACAGCAAGGCCCGACAGCTGACTGTGGTGGGCTGCCAGTTTGTGGAATTCCTCATGGACTCAGACGAG GAGGGGCAGGCATATATGGAAGACCTGGTGAAGGACATTGTGCAGTGGCTCACCTCTTCCTCGGGGCTCAAACCCGACCGCAGTCTCCAGAGCAACGGGCTGCTCAACACACTCAGTCAGCACTACTTCCTTTTCCTGGGCACTCTGTCTGCCCAGCCCAATGGCGTCAAGATGCTGGAGAAGTGCAGTGTCTTTCAGTG TCTGCTCCACTTGTCCTCCATGAAGAACCAGGATGCCCTGCTGAAACTCACCATTGCTGCTTTAGACTACAGTCGAGAAGGACTGGCACGGGTCATTCTCTCTAAGATCCTCACAGCTGCAACGGAT AACTGTAGGATGTATGCAACAAAGCACCTGCGGGTTCTGCTGCGTGCTAATGTGGAATTCTTCAGTAACTGGGGCATGGAGCTGCTGGTCACGCAGCTGCACGACCATAACAAGGCAATCTCCATGGAGGCACTGGACATACTGGATGAAGCCTGTGAGGACAAG GCAAACCTGCATGCACTTATCCAGATGAAACCGGCTTTGTCCCACCTTGGTGATAAAGGAGTCCTGCTACTCTTAAG ATTCCTCTCTATTCCTAAGGGGTTTTCCTACCTAAACGAGAGGGGCTACGTCACCAAGCAGTTAGAAAAGTGGCAAAAG GAGTACAATTTGAAGTACGTTGACCTGATCGAAGAGCAGCTGAACGAAGCACTAACTACCTACCGCAAGCCTGTTGACGGAGACAACTATGTGCGCCGTAGCAACCAAAG GTTACAAAGACCAAATGTTTATCTCCCTGTGCACTTGTATGGTCAGCTTGTTCATGACAAGACAGGCTGCCAGCTTCTGGAAGTTCAG AGCGTCGTTCCTGACCTGAGCTACACTGTACGATCTCCAATGTTGGACAAGTGGGAGGGCATCAAACAATTGAAGGCAGCGCTCTGGGCACTG GGTAACATTGGCTCCTCAAATTGGGGTCTTAATCTTCTACAAGAGGAGAATGTGATTCCAGACATCATTGCTCTGGCCCAACACTGTGAGGTTCTGTCTATTCGAGG GACCTGCCTGTATGTGTTGGGTTTAATCTCCAAGACGAAGCAGGGCTGTGATGTGCTGAAGCTGCACAGCTGGGATGCAGTGAGACACAGTCGCCGCCAGCTGTGGCCTGTTGCTCCGGATGAGGTCGACCAGCAGCTCTCCAGCGAGCTGTCATCTGTGCCCAGCACCTTGAGTCTCAACTCTGAGTCCACCAGTTCCAGACACAACAGCGAGAGCGAGTCCCAGCCCA GTCTATTCTACCTGGAAGATGACAGTGTTGGTGGCCCTGAGGACACCTCGCTGTACTTGCGCTCCAAGCCACTTAAGGACCGTAGCCCACTAACCCTGCTGGCATCCAGCCGCTTTGTCCGCAGCCGCTTTCTCAACTCCATCTCCCTGCCCACTAAAAAGCCCCGCAGCACCAGTGACCCTAAGAGCAGCGTCAGTATGGGGGTGATCCGTGACGACCCTGTGATTCGACGCAACCGCACAGTGACCGAGCCCTCCTCCTACTCACCCTCACAGGGCGATGTCTTCTACAACGGCAGCCATGTGACCAAGAGTCCCACCGTTAGCCTGGAGACCTCGTTCGTGAGCACCAAGGCCATGGAGAATCAGAGCAGCAGCATGTCCAGCATCTCTGAGACTGAGCCCAAAACTCAGAGGAGTGTAGGGGCGGGACCGGGCCCCGGCCACAGCGAGAACAACCGAGAGCGACTGGCTGGCGACGGCTCGGCCCCGCAGTTTAAGAGCCGCAGCCAGAGTTTCAACACTGACACCACCACCAGTGGCATTAGCTCCATGAGCTCCAGTCCATCTCGGGAGACGGTTGGTGCCGCAGACTCATCCGCTAACGACACCGACTGTGTAAGTCTCAACACGGTGGTCAGCGCCAAGACGGTGAAGACCCTAAACTCCCTCACGTCTCAGACCAACCATGTAGCGCTCTCCAAGTCCAGCTCCGTGTCATTGGTGCCTCCTGGCTCCGCCCACACGCTTCCCCGCCGGGCCCAGTCACTCAAAACTCCATCAGTAGCGGCCATCAAAGGCCTGGTGGACTACAGCTTCATGTACACCAGCCCACGAGATGCGTTAGGCTACGCCACGCTCAAACGGCTACAGCAGCAGCGAATACACCCGTCACTCTCTCACAGCGAGGCACTGGCCTCCCCTGCCAAAGACGTACTCTTCACCGACACCATCACCATGAAGACCGGGAGCCTGGACTCCAGACTCACCTCACGCAG GTACTCAGTGAAACGCCACAGCTGTTCAGGCAACAGCTTTGTGGGCTACCATCGCAGGGTCTCCAGAAGCCTCCTCCCACG GTTTCTGAAAGCGCTGAGTTTCGCCTCCCTGGATAAGGAGGACCTGCTCAGCCCCATCAATCACGCCACTCTCCAGCGCTCCTCCTCTGTGCGCTCCATTGTCTCTAGTGCCACCTACGGGTGCTCTGATGATTACATCAGCCTTGCGCTTCCTGTGGACATTGGCGTCATGTTTCAG ATCAAGGAGACTTCGTACTTTCAACAGAGGACGAGTCCACCGGCCGCAGAAAAACTTTCACCGTTTTTTGCGGACTCTGATGGCCCTGTACTCCGCCAGCAGATCAGCATCTCTGAGCTGTTGGCTAGCGAGCGCTCAGAGCGAGCGGCGCATCAGCAGGCGGTGAGTGACGCGGAGGAAACGGGACTGCAGGAGCACTCTGAGGAGAACTGCCTTTACTGCGTGGGGCAGCTGATGATGGGCTCCCACCTCAACTCCACTCACAACCGCAATG ATGGTGGTGACAATCAATATTCTCCTTGGTGTGGTCTGGCTAGCCAAAACCAACTCGATGTCGTGCCTCAATCAAAATATTCTGGGATTTCAGGTTGCAGTGACACAGTCTCTCAAGGCTCGATCAACTGTACCCCCAGCACTGAACTCATCTTGG GTGGCAAGACTATCTCAGAAGATGCTCCAGCCTGCCGGGTACTGCTGAGGAAGGAGGTTCTACGGCTGGTGATTAACCTTAGCTCCTCCGTGGGGACCAAAGGCCACGAAACAGGCCTGCTCAC CATTAAAGAGAAGTTTCCATATGCATTTGATGACATCTGCTTGTACTCTGAGGTGTCCTACCTTCTGGCTCACTGCATGTATCGCCTTCCATCGCGCCGCTTCATCCAGGAACTCTTTCAAGATGTGCAGTTCATCCCG atgtACGAAGAGGCTGACTTCATCTTGTCACTGCCAAAAAAGAAGGATGAAGATCCAACAGCAGCTGAATCCTGA